The DNA region TCAGAAGATGTGCTGCATGGCTTCTATATTCCTGCATTCCGCCTCAAGCAAGATATCGTTCCCAACCACACCATTGACTTTGAATTTACCCCCATCCGTGCGGGACAGTATCGGTTAACCGACTCCCAATATAGCGGTACATACTTTGCGACCATGCAAGCCAATGTAGTCGTGGAATCTCCCGAAGATTACCACCAATGGCTATCCCACGCTGCAACCCAACAACCCACAGCAGCACACAATCAAGCAGCCTCCGAGTATGCCCAAGCAGCTAGTCAGTCAGTCAAAACTGGTTGGACTACCGTCGCCCCTGCGGCATCTCCTGTAGTCAATTATCCTGGTTAAAAGGAAACTCACCGATGACAAATATCCCTCTCGCAGGCATCAGTCACCCTGGTGAGAACCCAGGTGGCTGGAAGCAATACTTCAGCTTTAGCACCGACCACAAGGTAATTGGTATACAGTACCTTGTCACCTCATTTATCTTCTTTCTCGTCGGCGGTATGTTCGCAATGGTAATTCGGGGAGAACTAATTACACCCGAATCAGACCTAGTTGACCGGACAGTATATAACGGAATGTTCACCATGCACGGCACTATCATGCTGTTTTTGTGGACATTTCCCTCCCTAGTCGGCTTTGCCAACTATCTAGTCCCGCTAATGATTGGGGCGCGAGATATGGCATTTCCCCGACTCAATGCTGTGGCCTTTTGGATGGTGCCGGTCGTCGGAACACTGTTAATGGCCAGTTTCTTAGTCCCTGGTGGCCCAGCCCAAGCCGGTTGGTGGTCTTACCCACCAGTTAGTCTGCAAAACCCCACCGGTAACTTGATTAATGGTCAAGTGCTGTGGTTACTAGCAGTAGCCATATCCGGCGTATCCTCAATTATGGGGGCAGTAAACTTTGTCACCACCATTGTGAAAATGCGCGCCCCAGGTATGGGCTTCTTTCGGATGCCTTTATTTGTCTGGGCAGTATTTAGCGCCCAAATTATCCAATTATTTGGATTACCAGCACTTACAGCAGGTGCAGTCATGCTGTTACTAGACCTGACAGCTGGTACTGCCTTTTTCAACCCCAGCCACGGGGGTAATCCAGTCATGTTTCAGCATTACTTCTGGTTTTACTCCCACCCTGCCGTTTACGTGATCATTCTGCCCATCTTTGGGATTTTCTCAGAAATATTCCCTGTCTACTCCCGCAAACCATTGTTTGGCTACAAAGTAGTTGCCATTTCCTCAATGTTAATTGCCGTAGTCAGTGGTATTGTCTGGGTACACCATATGTATGTCAGTGGTACACCAGGCTGGATGCGGTTGATATTCATGCTGACCACCATGTTTGTATCCGTACCGACAGGCATTAAAGTATTTGCCTGGGTAGCCACCATTTGGGGCGGTAAACTGCGGCTAGATACAGCCATGCTGTTTTCCCTGGGTGCTTTAGTAATGTTCGTCTTTGCAGGCATCACAGGCATTATGCTGTCCTCAGTACCTGTAGACGTTCACGTAAATAATACATACTTTGTCGTCGGTCACTTTCACTACGTTCTTTTTGGCACAGTCACGATGGGCTTATATTCTGCCATCTACCACTGGTTCCCCAAAATGACCGGACGGATGTACTACGAAGGCTGGGGTAAACTACACTTTTGGTTAACATTCATTGGCACTAACCTCAACTTTCTGCCCATGCACCCATTAGGATTGCAAGGAATGTTACGCCGAGTTTCCTCCTACGCCCCAGAATACGAATTTTGGAACATTATCGCTAGCCTGGGCGGATTTCTCTTAGGAATGTCTACCTTACCCTTCATTTTCAACATGGTAGTTTCCTGGATGCAAGGCGAAAAAGCCCCCGATAATCCCTGGCACGCCATTGGACTAGAGTGGATGGTTTCCTCACCCCCCCCAGTGGAAAACTTTGAACAAATTCCCATCATCATCTCCGAACCCTACGGCTACGGTAAAACAGAACCCTTAACAGCCAACAATCCCGCATTAAAAAACGCAGACTAAACTTCCTTCGCGCACCTACCCTGCGGGAACGCCTAACGGCGTATGCGCTTCCCTCCGCGTTCCTCTGCGTTTAAAAAAGGAGAATTCCCCTCAATGGACAGTTCCATCAACCCAGACGAATTACAACTACCTCACCATAACTCAGGCGTTGAACACGAACACGACGAAGAAGGCAACAAAATGTTTGGCTTCATCGTGTTCCTCCTCTCAGAAAGCGTCATCTTCCTGAGTTTCTTCGCCGGATATATCGTCTACAAAACCACAACTCCCAACTGGCTACCAGCCGGAGTTTCAGGACTAGAAATCACAGAACCTGCAATCAACACAGTTATTCTGGTTTCCAGTAGCTTCGTGATTTACTTAGCAGAACGCGCCCTGCAAAACCACAATTTAAAGCAATTTCGCCTGTATCTCGCCGCCACTATGGCAATGGGTAGCTACTTTTTAGTGGGACAAGGTATTGAATGGAGTAACCTAGAATTTGGCTTCACTTCCGGGGTATACGGTGGGATGTTCTACCTGCTAACTGGTTTTCACGGTTTGCACGTTTTCACCGGTATTCTGTTGCAGTTAATTATTTTTGTGCGTTCTTTTTTCCCTGGGAACTACGAGTCAGGTCACTTTGGCGTGAATGCGACTTCGTTATTTTGGCATTTTGTAGATGTGATTTGGATTGTTTTGTTTATTCTCATTTATATTTGGCAATAAGCCCTTGGGGATGCTTCACTGAAGTGGGTGGTGTCCCCAATTTTTTAACTAATAGCACCAATGAGTGATCAAGATCATTTGTGCTGTGTGACGGTGAACATCACCTTAATTCCTTTTCTAGTTTTTCAAGGGATAACCTATGTTTAAGACTACATTTTTTGGCAAAAGTATTGATCTAGGAAAGAGAATTGCGGTACTAGTTTGGGAATAATAAATTCATAAATTGGCAAAATTTATTGGTAAGGACATGATCCCAGAGAGCATTGCCGGATATCACTTCAGAGAACAAATCTATAATGGTTCTAGAACCCTGGTTTATCGAGGGGAACGACTGGTTGACTCGTTACCTGTGGTGATTAAACTGCTGAAAAATCCTCATCCCAGTTTCAGCGAACTGGTGCAATTTCGCAATCAGTACACGATCGCTAAAAATCTTCACTCACCCCTAATTATCCAAACCTATAGCCTAGAACCTTACCAAAATGGTTACGCTTTGGTCATGGAATATTTTCCGGGAATCTCTTTGAAGGATTATTTAAATTCTGTAGAAATATTATATCCAGAGTCTCTAGAAGAATTTTTGCTGATAGCGATCGCTCTTGGCAACGCCTTAGAAATACTATATCGCGATCGCATTATTCATAAAGATATCAAACCCAGCAATATTTTAATTAATCCAGATACACAAAAAATTAAATTAATTGACTTTAGTATTGCATCCTTACTACCAAGGGAAACTCAAACTTTGACGAATCCCAATGTATTAGAAGGTACACTTGCTTATATTTCCCCAGAACAAACCGGAAGAATGAATCGGGGAATTGACTACCGGACTGATTTTTATTCTTTAGGTGTCACCTTCTATGAGTTACTGACAGGAGAGTTACCTTTTCAATCAGATGACCCAATGGAGTTGCTACATTGTCATATTGCTAAAGCAGCACCATTAGTCCATGAAATCAACCCCCAAATCCCCCCTGTGCTTTCAGAAATTGTTAGCAAATTAATGGCAAAAAATGCCGAAGACCGCTATCAAAGTGCATTGGGACTGAAATATGATTTAGAAACTTGTTTACATCAGCTAGAAGAAACTGGTGAAATTAAGACTTTTGAGCTTGGGCAACAAGATGTGTGCGATCTGTTTCTCATCCCCGATAAACTCTATGGACGGGAAGCAGAAATAGAAACCCTACTGCAAGCATTTGAAAGAGTCAGTCTTGGAGCTACAGAAATGATGCTAGTAGCTGGATTTTCAGGTATTGGGAAAACTGCGGTTATCAACGAAGTTCATAAACCAATTGTGCAGCAACGGGGTTATTTTATTAAAGGAAAATATGACCAATATCAAAAGAATATTCCTTTCAGTGCATTTGTGCAAGTATTTCGGGATTTAATGGGACAATTGTTAACAGAAAGTGATACTCAAATCCAGCAATGGAAAAGTAAGATTTTAGCAGCTGTTGGGGAAAGTGGACAGGTGATTATCGAAGTCATCCCCGAATTATCGAGAATTATTGGTCAACAACCGCCTGCTGTGGAATTATCAGGAAGAGCAGCACAAAATAGATTTAATTTATTGTTCCAAAAGTTTAGCCAAGTCTTTACTACTCCTGAACATCCTTTAGTGATATTCTTGGATGATTTACAATGGGCTGATTCGGCATCTTTACATTTAATGCAGTTACTGATTAGTCAATCAGTAAGGGGATATTTATTATTAATTGGTGCTTATCGAGATAATGAAGTTTATCCTGCCCATCCTTTGCTCTTAACTTTGGCAGAGATGCAAAAAGCTCAGGCTAAGATTAACACAATTACATTAGCTCCTTTGAGTAACACAAGTTTAA from Nodularia sp. LEGE 06071 includes:
- a CDS encoding cytochrome c oxidase subunit I, with product MTNIPLAGISHPGENPGGWKQYFSFSTDHKVIGIQYLVTSFIFFLVGGMFAMVIRGELITPESDLVDRTVYNGMFTMHGTIMLFLWTFPSLVGFANYLVPLMIGARDMAFPRLNAVAFWMVPVVGTLLMASFLVPGGPAQAGWWSYPPVSLQNPTGNLINGQVLWLLAVAISGVSSIMGAVNFVTTIVKMRAPGMGFFRMPLFVWAVFSAQIIQLFGLPALTAGAVMLLLDLTAGTAFFNPSHGGNPVMFQHYFWFYSHPAVYVIILPIFGIFSEIFPVYSRKPLFGYKVVAISSMLIAVVSGIVWVHHMYVSGTPGWMRLIFMLTTMFVSVPTGIKVFAWVATIWGGKLRLDTAMLFSLGALVMFVFAGITGIMLSSVPVDVHVNNTYFVVGHFHYVLFGTVTMGLYSAIYHWFPKMTGRMYYEGWGKLHFWLTFIGTNLNFLPMHPLGLQGMLRRVSSYAPEYEFWNIIASLGGFLLGMSTLPFIFNMVVSWMQGEKAPDNPWHAIGLEWMVSSPPPVENFEQIPIIISEPYGYGKTEPLTANNPALKNAD
- a CDS encoding cytochrome c oxidase subunit 3; this translates as MDSSINPDELQLPHHNSGVEHEHDEEGNKMFGFIVFLLSESVIFLSFFAGYIVYKTTTPNWLPAGVSGLEITEPAINTVILVSSSFVIYLAERALQNHNLKQFRLYLAATMAMGSYFLVGQGIEWSNLEFGFTSGVYGGMFYLLTGFHGLHVFTGILLQLIIFVRSFFPGNYESGHFGVNATSLFWHFVDVIWIVLFILIYIWQ